The Sardina pilchardus chromosome 24, fSarPil1.1, whole genome shotgun sequence nucleotide sequence TGGAGGGAAGAGACTGCTTAGCTGTGGACCGCAGTTACAGACACAAAGCTGAAAAGGTAACGGTGACTCATATTTGTCAGTGGCTTCCATCCAAAGTGACATGGACTTGCGATGGCATGGCAGGCTAGTCAATTGTCAGTCGGCTCCATCAAACATCCTTGACTGCAATGGATACCTTCTCTCGCATTCACAGTTTTAATGGAAGGAGATCCTGGTTGCGTGCCATGGACAAACCACTGTCTCGAACTCTTGACCTTGGGAGGTCTGCCTGCTAGCAGGGAGGCTAAGGCTTATGAACGCTATAAATATGCATGTGTACACTCCTGGTATTCAAGAGGTGTCCAAAGCTACCCACCCTTTCCAGAGATGAGGTCTAATAGCTGTTTGGTAGGGCTGGCATGAGGCTGTTGAGACATGCAGTAGCTGCATGGATGAGGTTTTAAGTGAAGCTTTGTATGACTTACTCAGAGCCTCACAGAGGATGGGCTATGCTGGATTTTTGGATAATTACTAAAGTTACTAAATATAGGGGCTCacactgtatgcgtgtgtggtgtgtgtgtgtgtgtgtgtgtgagagagagatatgacatCCCCATTTTAGATCTGTCCTCTCTTTATGAAGTTGTCTAGGTagagtatagagagagagagaaaaaaaaaacatttctgagATTTTGGAAGGGACCAATGGTAAAAGTTGATTAAATGATGGAGGATGTGGAAGGCTGATAAAATCTGAATAACAAAAGATAAAACATAATGGTTGAGTGTAATTTGAACACACTCTGAAGATATGTAAACGAGCCAAACATATTGTATGATATTTTAATGAAGTGAATGGTTCTCAAGTTCCTTGTTGAGTAACCCATGAAGCATTTCAGTTGGGGAGCTGGCTAGCCTATTGTGTGGAGAATATGCGTCAGTGTTAATGTATCACTTCAGTAAATCTAATTAAATATGATATCAACACACATGACATCCGCTCCCATGACAGGACAAAATCCGCCTCAAGCATCCACTGACAATTGAGCTCAATTCTGACCATGTCCATAATGTTTTCCATGGAAACAACAGCGTCGGATGCCAATTATTGGTTTAAGTTACTGTTGATAGCCACACAGAACGCAAGCAATGCTCAATGTAATCGCTTCAGAGGTTTATCCGGGTTAAGTGTCGGTCAAATGGTACTTGTGGCAACTGTGGTACAatttgtgtgtacactgtaacaAAAGCAtatcaaaaacaaaagcaactCCATGAATTGATTAGTTTAAACAAGTTTAATTGATAAAAGCTACAGTTATTTACCAGTCTTGGCACTTGGGTGAAACATTTCACAGAAATGAAGTACATCAAGAGTAACTGGCCAATGTGGTCCGGtacatgcatgtttgacatggaTAAACTATCCACTCCCCTTAGGATAGTACTGTTTAAGATTTTCTAAAACAATATGTATAATTTCATGATTTAACATGACTACTACAAATAATTATGAATGAGGACAAGTCGGGAATGGTGACAAAATAATTAAGTTGAATTCGGGCAAAATAGATAAAATAATATAGAATAAATACAAAACTTAAATTGAATGTCTGAAATGACAAATACATCTCCTTTAGAGTTTCCTTCTGTGGCCGTCTcttgttgttttattgtttttgtcTCCTTGGGAAACCGGCCAATTTTCGCAATATGACAGCATGGTCCCTGAGAAAGAGTCACTCAGAGTGTTTGGTTAAGACATCTGTGGcactagcttttttttttatgtctgatGAAATCAGCTCATTTCttttaaatgaacaaaacaaacaaaatcagtCTCCTGATTTCAGCAGTGTCTTGAGAGCGAGAGTTGTTATTGAAAATGTCTGTCCAGTGAAAGACTGAGTGAGGAGTTGTTGTTCTTCGTTGTTCTTTTCCACTGGTAGCACAGAGTCTTTGGGAGGTCTGAGATGGCTTTTGTTCCAATGAAACAGCAGCAGGCGGGATTCTCACTGGCCCTCCAGCCAACTCTCTGTTACGgtcaccacaccaccacaggtGTGTGTCGGGCAGGGTCAGCGGAACCCCTCGGCCATTTCCTCTCCGTTTCCACAGGGGACGTGTGCCAATCCCAGCAGTGTTGGCTCCACAATGGCATGCAGCGCAGCCCATCTTTCAGCTCTCTGGAGACCTCACAGAATGCCCGCTCCTGAAACGCCCGCTTTTTTGCTTCCCCGGTGCGTATTCCAACACAAGCAAGAGGAAGCTGGCACATCCTGGCTTCCTCACTGGCGGGTAGACCTCCAGGGGAGCCTCCACCCCCCTTGCTACCGTGGTGCAGAGGTGAACAGTAGTGGCTCTCAGGTGTTTCTTTAGGAAGCGGCGTTCCTGGTCAGCCAGGCTTTTTGACGATGGTGTTGCCTGTTCCTCCACTTCTCCAGCAGCAGACGGGCATTCCTGGTGCCCCTCTGGGCAGCCTCGTCCACTTCGTTCCTCCTCCTTTGCTCTCTACTGGTGTAAAAAAAGGACAAACAAAGATTTAGGAATGCTGCATGGAGCTAAAATCACACAACATCTCCATCAACATTTGTCATCAGAACCACTTGGCGAATGCCCTGTTATTTGTGGCGCAAGGTCATTAACATGCCAACCTGTCTCCACTGTATTTGCTAGAAAATGCAAAGCACGCTGTACGGATAAGTTTCCATTGTAATGAGTTCTCCACAAACGAGCATACAGAGGCGCCTAAGATTTGGGATGTACGGCTCAAATGTCCCCCATTCCAACATGATGGTACACGTGTTCCTATCCTGCGCTGCTCAGACATTGCTCCAAGAATGACGGGAACGAAATTCGTTCGCTGGGTGGGAAATTCCTTCGTGGCATTCTCTTTCAAAGTCGccagcagagagaacagagtgtaTGGATTTATTCTAGTGGATTGCTTTAATCTGTCAGATTTCCTTCTAATTATGCCATAAACCACGCGAAACAGTCCGTCCTTCTCGACATGATTGTGCAATGATGCGGGGTGCACCGAGAAATTATGCTCTTTGGAAGATACATCTCTCAGATGACATCTATTTCGCATGAGGTTATAATTACTGCGTCCAATTATTCCCCAAACAGACCTCTGGTATTCACTTATTCAGTCTGAGGTTTTTCTTACCGTTTAATCCTCCTCGTTTTGGCAGTCTGCTCGTGTTTGCATTGCTTCTTGACACAGCCATCGCCGTCGGCGGCGTGGATCACCTTGACAGAAGCAGTCTGATACCTGAGAACGAAAGAACACGCGTTATGAAAATAACTGTAGCACAAAATGAGTTTCGATTCAAAGCTCTAAAAGTTAAGAAAACGGGGACACGGTAGCCTATTATGTGTGCGCCTTACAGCGAAACAAATCCTTGTGCGTAAAACAGACACGCACAAGGCTGTgggcacagcacacaacacacgagCAAAAGGCTTTTGGAAATAGCTAATGGCTAGTCTGTTTCATAATATACCTGTTTTGTGTTGTATCGCAGAAAGTCATGCATGCGGAGTCCTTCTCGTTTTTACACTTGCAGCGGTTTTTTTGCGCTGAATCTGAGAAGTCCCGTAATGAGCGCTTCTTCCTCGGGACGTTGCCCAGTCCATAGGAAACGGTGCGCCTGTGAAGTGAAGAGAAGTGAACTTTAGCTACTTGCGTACTGAGCACATTAAAGCGACCATCTACATTCAGTGAAGTGACCCACATAGTCTTTGAAATTGTGAGCTTACTCTGGAGTGTTGACCCAGATGATATCAAGGTGACAGAAATAGACGCACTCCTTGTCGAGGAAAGTTGCGCAAGAGCAGCGCTTCGATCTGATGTGGCGCGCAGGGCTTGATGTACCAGCTACCGTCACCCCTCCGATGGACAACGATGCAGCTGAAAACAGAAATAATTCAAAAACAAGGGTCATGCAAAAGTTTTAACACACATTTCTACTATAAGGTTTCCAACGACCATATAATCCTAAGAGAAAAGGGCTGTGTTCAGTCCAATTAAACCTAGTTTTCATCAACACAGTTTTACTACAACTCATGCTGTCTTAGATTTTATCAAATCAATTCtaatcaatcaaacacacaaactgaggATAAAGTATATCATCCTAAAGCACCACTGCGCTGAAGATGAAATATAACAAATGAAGAGTAGTTGCAGAGGTGAATCAAAGTCATTCTCCAACTCACCTGTATGAAAAATCACCAACACCAGAATAAGGATGACGGTGAAAATCATTCTTAATTCCATCCTGAATCTAGTTTTGCAGCACGATTAAAACACGCGAATAACTGTGTCAAACTGGTTAATAAATACTGGTCGGCAGAATATTCCACGGTCAGAATATAGAGTCTTCTTTCTGTAACTAAAAAAACTCCCACTCCAACTCTAATGCTCTGACCGCAACTCTACACATGTCACTACAAGATCCTTTATATACCGCTGCAAACCAACTCCCCCTTCTCGCCCTGCCGTCGCGTGTAAACAGCTTTGTCCTCTGGCCCTCTTGCAGACAATGCTGTTTGTTAATAGTCACCGACAAGCAACATGCAGACTAAGATAAGAAATTCCGAGATTTTGAAGGGATGGAGACGCCGGGTGGCCGCGCGAGCCAAGTTCTGgcgaatgttttttttttttttttccccagcgtTTGCGTGAAACTGCCACCAGAGGGCAATCTAGTAATAGTCAAAGACAACAGTTGTTAGAGTTGCTACTTTGCACAGCAGATGCTGTCCCATGCTGTCTGAGTAAAGTTTACAATTTAGGCAAATGCAGAAGATATATGTTACTCCACACAAATTATTTACATATCGTCTACACATAATAACCCAATGTTTTCCCATGTTGACTGTTTGATATGTATTCAATTTATGATAGGCTACAACATTGTAGAATTTCTCCTATCATATCTCATCAGGTCCTGTAAGTGTGTAGCCTACGGCCTTCGTGAAAGTCCGGGTAAAGAGTAATTTACAGTAGGGCATGAGCGTTTATTAAAAGTGCATCACAGACAGGCTACCCTGCATGCCTTTTCTGTAAATGTGTCTGTAAGTTGGCTATAATGGTTATTTTTTCAGAAGCCTGCTCTTTTAGGGgaacaccctccccccccccccccccccttttttttttttttttttactaagaCGTTTAATAAAACCCAGAACCAATACTTTTAAGCTAAACACCACCACAATGCTGATTTATACAGTATGCCAGAATACAAGAATAATGAAGTAAGTTAAGCCTACCCAACCCACTTTTTATGCACATTCAAGATGAGTTTCTCAAACGACATAGAAATAACCAGTCCAAATGCTAGAACGTTTATCTTACTCAATCATAGCGTCCTGAAAACACGTATTAATGGAATCACATGTTTTGATTAGGCCTATTCCTGTTAGTGTCTGTTAACTTTGGAAGTCATATAAGACAAACCAGCAATTTACAGTCACAGGCTTATATGAGAGACGCATTAAGGCAATTATTCAAGAATGTATAACTTATGAGGTTGCAGGCCTCTCCGGTTTTCTTTATAACCTCGGTGATGCCTTTTAAAGTGGCCAAAAATTGCAGCCTCAAGACCATTTAGCACTAAGCCCCGTATCCTCTCAAAGCTTCTCctaatggtaggcctacagtttagAACCTCCATTATTATCGATGTAAAGCGTATGTAAAGAGTTGGACCACTCACATGTGCTAATGACGGAAAACGAATGTGTCGCAGTCCAAGAGGCTGCAGTGGAAAATGCTTTAGAGAAACACCCAGTTGACTACAGCTCTCTCACCGGCTTGATCAAAGCATGGCGTTAGAGTTTCCATTGGACGCAGTGCAATTACCCTCACTCACTAATAATGGCACGTCTAGAGTTTTCCcagactgtagcctacactcattggataatagcctacagtggcAGTGTTGTCGATGACTGAGATCTCACCAAAAGGCCTTGTTTCGTAACGTTCCAGTAATAACATTCAGTACTCGATGGGCTATCACCTCGGTAGAGGAAAATAACCAGCCATACCAAACCTCTCAAGTCTTCGTGCCCACTCTTTCTCGGAAACTGTGGGCACGGTTACCAGGCAACATCCTCCCCACCCACCTGCAGCGTCTGCTGCTGTACTCCGTTGCACATGCTTCGCTTGCCATCCGCTAGATGTCACTATTGTCATGTCGCACTCCGGCAGGCGCTCGTTACTTTGACGTGCAGCCTGTGCACTGTGCAGGCAGAATGAATGACTcaccctccttccttctctaaCCCCCGGTCgtattaacactagaagcgccaagcaccggtcatttgaccgctgacgcgtattactagaagcgccgtttaggtttgacctagatatacctagaatggccgggctgcggtcatttgaccgcagtgattacaaaaaaaaataaatcttttcactcgattcaattccaggaccctacgttcacgacttttcctaaatatgcgtgttttgtcacccagaatttttacatgaccaaaagcacaccggtacaagctagtttagagctattttgcgctcacttatgtgacaacactatgttgtctcgcgttcggccatgtttgtccaggctgctattctcttttctcacagcagatgtcgcaagggtttcctgtcagtcgggcatgagaataatattttaccataaaacatatagtttatatatgtgcaatatgtattatatatgtgatttattttagtaactatttttcatttacatggcatagtatatggaggcgatttacagtggtaaaatgcgagtttgttttgaaaacgttgttctgcgacgttgttctattaggcaggcctacgtgtgtaaaaaatattttcagctgaaattcgtcgaagcctatttatgtacgtagggcgcgtatgcctacgtatacattcatagttgtatcttatcttctatttgtaggctatcttttaaagctcagactaataagcattttcttacatagcctatttgctggacaaagaaatatatttccaaaGTAATGCGGTGCAGTCATTCACTGGCGCAACGTTAAATCTCTCGACTACAACGCAGGAGACCTGGGTTCGCAGCTTGGCACGAGCGAAAAAATGTAGCTTATACAGACTGAATTCGCAgactgtttttcaacgtcgacgaacaattattttttgttaatggtttttcataacaaactatctgaaataaacggatgaatcacaatatgaGATTAAgacgccatctgacaaactttgactaagccagttagactttttgcatctaaaaataatatcatagagacacgcgaaaaataaacgagcctagaaattaggctagcctacatgagattttcccactggacacaccacatcagtattgtgctcgttgctacgatataCAGATCTCACATTGAGTTGACATGGGGGGAAAGAAGCAAGTAATGTAGCCTAAtcttgatctcgccttacatactttcctaattcctacgtagggctagtcAGACCTTTGTTAAATCTCCAGGGccaggttgcacaaacaccaaaaccaaagattgatgatatgaaccaaatattctggaacagacggatttacaacaTTGAACGCGATAGGTTATTAGGCTACTTACGAAAAAGTACAATAGGAATCTTATAGTATTTTGGGACTAAATATTGTAGGAATCTTATAGGAATCTTATAGGAATACTATAGTAAATTGGGACATACTACAGAAGTACTACAAGATTGCTATAGAAATACTATAGCGGCTAGAGGATATTATAGAGGTattacagaacaaaacagaagtccgtgatgcgacttccaccgtttcctttcctgttcacaacgcatgcagtctacattgaagtgaaacgtgcagaacgttgtccaaaacaatacaataacattgtgtgttgagatctagtacaatatagacatctgtagacatgaagtggcaactaaagccatgatcagtcatgaaaacgttggcggctgcagcctcatttaggttttggctgggccagctagccagccaactacttcatcagccagccgttattctcaaagcaaatggcttcggggtctatacataacacactatccattgcaacatagcctatttgaaacaattccccctcccccatacattcgtctaggctaggctactacagacatcaccgcgcatcgaggacaattaactgcctccccacccccaccgcctctctctgtgcataggCTAGGCTGTAGGCATGGctatttaggcaactcgtggaagaatgcgcaatcatgtttcatcgcatatgcgcgtttcagaatgttcgaattcgccagcgtgcgtgtagttgtgtgaatagaaaaaacagaacatagcctatatttattgaTGCTTTGCTTAAAATAACTTCCGCCATGAACATgtcgggaatcgaaccagcAATCCTTTGAATGTGAGGCCGAAGCTCTATCCAGTGCGCCACAGTCCTCCTCTGTAGTAAAGCTAAAATGTGTAGCTCAATGCTGGATCTCGAATTCACGTagacgttagcttaaattgtagaaacaataagcccatagccttttttcagcagacatcgcaaacatatcatacacattcacaaaacggagaatatctttctgctcagcatagcgctctatctccctccctccgatgtagctagaccctataagatgcttctccctaaatgaataaaaaatgttttagaaagtagccacggtagcctgtaaaatacggcctgaaatcctggctactgtgtaattgaaaccagactgttcattgtcggcagactgttcattttcggcggcgcaaacagataggctacctattaaatgaatagaagtgaatttggggagtgaattgacttttacccattcacttttagagcattttagttgaaagtcaagtttgcttaaggtttgttcaagaactcttccagagtttttacctcaaacaacacaaatcaacacaactaaatgaacaaataactcgaacgtgctgtatgtcataatgaaacaaccacagactatcaacaacacggtctgacacgaatgatactagtgcaaactgaatttatgaccaaacgatttgattcgtgcacgaagcgccatctagcgatcattttgtgtaagtaacagcctcccagtctaaggactcagcggtcttttgaccgcctcgccgcgctttaagtagttcacaacagcacggcgcttctagtaggtcgtcaaagcggtcaaatgaccggggcgcggcgcttctaggtataagtgggtcagaacggcgcggcgcttctagtgttaataaGGACTCCACCCTCTCTGGAGAAGCCTGAAATCTCAGTCAATgaaagctctctctccctctctctctctctctctctgcatgcggCTGTGTGGTGACGTGGTTAAGCTACCTCCGAGGGCCCTCATTACTGATGGAAATTGCAGTGCTTCTCAAGCCTGGCCAAGTGCTCTGCAGGTGCAGCAAAGCACCACAATCGGGCTGATTAAGACAAACGTCCTCGTGGACCTTGTGTCAAGTGTTTTCGTTCGGCTAAACAAAAAGACATCGGAGGCAATACGAACGTTTGTAAACAAAGTTTTTTTACTGATACATTTGATGGTATAGATATAGCAATGTAAAGCCACAATTGTACACATACCTATGGACTTATGGATCATTGTGATGGGCACTAGATGGAATATAATAAATAGCTGAACACAACATCTGTACACAAAAACATTGCCCAAAGCCATAGAAATGCTTAATATATTGGTACGGACATGTATTTCCCATTAATTTACACGTGACAtaaaacatttcaaaataaaatttCCCTCCGATTTTTCTTTAGACTCCAAATGCATCTACTAAACACAAGCAACTACTGAGTCATAAGGTATTATGTACAGGTTCCTAAACAAGAAACTCCAAAAAGGCACAATTGTCTATACAACATGTacaaaaagaaggaaaaaactGTTCAGAACTGAcataaaagtaaaaataaaatgatTGGTCATCATCATTTATGATTGCACATAGAATATCAATGTCAGAAAATGTGCTTTTTAGAGGTGGCCTGTACAGATCCAGACCCCTGAAGTGTTTTCAGTTTTACAAAGTGGCAAGTATTACAAacaaagaaatagagagaaacagagagagagagaaagagagagagagagagagagcaggagattcaagagagacaaatagaaagaagagaagaacatTTCGTTTCAGACATTCAGGTGGCGATGACTAGCCGGTCCTCGTCATCGCTGGAGGCTTCGCTGCCGTCATCCGCCAGGGCTGGCGGTCTGGGACTAGTGTGCTTGTGCAGGGGCCTGGCCTCGCTAGCGCCCCctgtggtggcggcggcggaggaggagtcaGTCGGCGGCGTTTGCGAGGCGCCGTCCAGAGAGGCGGGGGACGAGCGGGCCTGGTGCGGCGGAGACCTGCCCTTCCTCTCCGACGACGGCCGGCCGGCGTCCCCTCCGTACCCGGGCCCCGAGCTGGACCGGCAGGGCGGGGCGCCTCTCGGCGAGTGCATCGTCACGACGACGGGCGGCATCGGGGCCGCGGATGCCGCCGCCACCGAAGGGCTGGCCGACAGAGTCAGAACGGGCGCGTTAGAGTCGGCGCCGGCGCAAACAGACGGGCTCGTGGACGGACCTGGCCTCGGTCCGGCGGCGGAGGCCTCCGCGCTTGAGGCCAGCCTGTCGGGAGAAACGGCGGGCAGCGGGCTCAGGGTGGACAGGGGGCTGAGGGAGGGGATGAGGGCCGGCAGGGCGATGTTGAGGATCTGCAGGCCCGGGATGTGCGTCTGGGGCGCCGACTGCACCCCGGGGTTGGCGGCCAGGACCTGCACGCCCAGTGTGGCGTTGAGCGTTGCCAGGTTCTGCTGCTGGAGCAGCTGGGTCGGCGCCAGGCCCGAGTTGGCCAGGCCCATCACGCCCAGCGCCTCCAGCCCCACGGAATGCAGCGCTGACTGGGACGCTCCGAGGGTCTGGATGCCCGCCATCTGGCCCAGCGGGAAGCAGGGCAGCATGTTCCCCAAGTTCCCCAAGTTCCCCAAGTTCCCCACGTTCCCCATGCTCTCCTGGACCAGCATGGAGGGCTGGGCGCCGGGAGAACCGCCGGGCCTCGGCGGACTGGCGCCGGGTCCCGAGCCGGGGCCTCCTCCCGGCAGCGGGCTGGTGTTGCGGTGGATGACGCTCACCGCCGGGATGGTGAGCTGCACCTGGCCGGCCTGGATGGGCACGAAGGTGGAGTAGGCGGCCAGGCCGGCGGGCACCAGCTGGATGCCGCCCACGGGCACCATGCTGTACGGCGAGCGCGAGGGCTGCTGCGAGTGCAGCGGCAGGTGGCTGAAGAGGTGCGTGTGCGCCCCCGACTCCCCCATCAGGTGCATGGGGCCCGACGGCGGGAAGTGGAGGTGACCCTGCGGGGCGAAGGAGGATGTCTGAGTGCCGCGGTCCACGGGCACGCCGGACTCGCTCGAGGACATGGCGGGGGGACAGGCACTGCCATCCTGTTCAAAAGAAGGACAACGAGATTCAGCATTAGTGTCAAACTGGCAAAGAatagatttgatttttttttgtttttggatttgattcatttattcattttgatAATTTATACTTTATATACTTTCAAAATCAACTTCAGTGACGACATTATTACTTTAAAAGTGTAAAAACAATTAATCATAAAGGACGTTTTTAAAGGAGCATAAAGCAGAAAGAAAACTGCATTAGAGGAGTTCAGAGCTGCTACCAAACTCTTGCAAACTCATGAAAAAGGTTGTTTATTGCTGAGGTGCCCATTCCTGCCCCGGGAGACCTCACATCTTACAGTATTTAGTTGCAATGCTAATCTCAGACATGTGGCTTGAATCTCTACTCAGCCCTGCAGGACAGGGGATTAGCTGAATCAATTTCCCACTCATGTTTACCAACACATTTCCAAAACACTTCCACAATACAAGCACTTTTCCAGAACTTCTGACCAAATTTCCATGACTAAGCTTTTGTGTTCTTATAAACTGTTCGCCCGACCACAGCGACTTTACAAGTTATAAACAAAATTATTGACAGAAGGTCtattaacatacagtaatacaaTAATTAACAACATGCCTCAAACTAtgtctttttgttttggtcAATTTGTCTATGTCTGGGAAACCAAGATTATATCATCATAATTTCAGTTCAATTGATCTTTCTTTTTTGATTTCTACAGCTATGATAActctaataataaaaaagacaaaataaataacacaaaagACAAGAGAATATTATAGAATATtatatgttatattatattattataatatatCAAATCTGATTTAGCCCTACAGTAACTCTGGACACCTCGGTTTTGTAGCTTGTTTCTATTGAAATCCATTCACCTTTTCAGTGCATTTCACAGGAGCTTGGCTGAAGCCCCTGGCATGCGGGACTCAAAGCTCGGGTACGGACACGAACAAGGGTACGGGTACTGACACAGACACGGGCACACATGCAGCAGAGGAGTGGCGTGCGACGACGACgggcagacaaacagagaccGGGAAGACGTGGACGAGGGTCTCACCTGGCCGAGCTTGGCGCAGCCCTTGCCCGGCGCTGGGGGACTAGGGGGCACATCGAAGTCGGGGTAGTCGATGGACATCTGCCTGCACGGCGACACGGGGCTCATCATTTGAACGGACTCGGCGTCCGAGCCGTGGGGGTcgtacgaggaggaggaggagaaggacggGGCGATgacggaggtggtggtggcggtggcataGGTGGTGCGGGTGGCGAGGGGATAGTGGGTGAAGGAGCTGGCGGTGGTGGGGCTTAGGATCATGGCCGAGATGGTCATCTGTTTGGTGGGAGACACGGGGCTCAGCATGGCCACCGAGTCGGAGTCACAGGGGTCAGCGGCGGGGGTCTGGGGCAGGATTTGGGTGTGAGGAAGGGCAGAAGCGTGGGCGTGTGGGAGCTgggatgagggtggaggaggcggtggcggcggcggtggtggcgtcGGCGTCAGCTGGTACGAGCTGATGGACATCTGCGCCAGCAGCGAGCTGGGCGCCACGTCGTGCTGCGCACCGCCGAAGTGCTGGGGGCTGGCCGACACCGAGGGCGTGGCCGAGAGACCCGACTCCGCCTGGctgtcctcctcgtcctcctcctcgccgtCGTTGTCCTCGTCCTCGGGACCGTCCGAGTCGTCGCCGTCCGAGTCGGGCCGGTCGGCGCTGCTTCCTCTCCCTCGGTCTCCTGATGGGGAAAAAATCAGAGTCTCAGAGTTAGCGTCATGTACTGCATGGACACAGTACTATATCATCCATTTACAGTTTATTTAATTGGAAATGATACAATAAACACAGACAATCTGAGAACAGCTATCCCATATTATACCGTAGGTTTTATTCTTTAGCTAATGCTAATGATCCACTGAGTTTAGGTGTGCCTGTGATTTATGGGAATTGCTACTGGAACACCACAATTTCCCCtcagggatcaataaagtactcTACCCATTTATCTCGCTCTatccatttatctctctctctctctctctc carries:
- the edn1 gene encoding endothelin-1 isoform X1, whose translation is MELRMIFTVILILVLVIFHTAASLSIGGVTVAGTSSPARHIRSKRCSCATFLDKECVYFCHLDIIWVNTPERTVSYGLGNVPRKKRSLRDFSDSAQKNRCKCKNEKDSACMTFCDTTQNRYQTASVKVIHAADGDGCVKKQCKHEQTAKTRRIKRREQRRRNEVDEAAQRGTRNARLLLEKWRNRQHHRQKAWLTRNAAS
- the edn1 gene encoding endothelin-1 isoform X2, with protein sequence MELRMIFTVILILVLVIFHTAASLSIGGVTVAGTSSPARHIRSKRCSCATFLDKECVYFCHLDIIWVNTPERTVSYGLGNVPRKKRSLRDFSDSAQKNRCKCKNEKDSACMTFCDTTQNRYQTASVKVIHAADGDGCVKKQCKHEQTAKTRRIKREQRRRNEVDEAAQRGTRNARLLLEKWRNRQHHRQKAWLTRNAAS